The DNA region ccatcacctccaccatcatcacctccaccatcatcaTATCCCTGAGTAAGTGCCAGGGATTCAAAGATGACTCTGTCTTTTTGCCCTCTTGAGCCCTACAATCTGGTGGGAAGTGGATGATAAAAACAttgagaaagtgctgcacgctGCTTGGGGGGTGTGCTGACCGCGGCGCTTGTACACAAGGGGAAGCTGAAGGACACCGTCCTGGCTCTCACTAAAGAAGAAAGTTCCAAACTACCAGGCTCCAATCTCTTTTGGTTTCCCGCAGATTTACTAAACATGCCTCTGTGTTTGAAGgtccttatctgaaaaatggaaatGCTCTGAACCTATTGGACTGCCCCTTGGATTGCTTAAAAGCACACTTATAATTTGTCTTGACATCTATGACCTGCACTTACATAGTGTTTCATGCTTGCAAGTCACCCACAGGCAAAGTTTGctctttccaaattaaaaaaaaaaaaagactgattctTTGAACATCCATAGAATCTCATTAATTTATAATGCATAACTTCAGAACTTGGGATACTTTGGGTGGACTGGGCTAATGTTTACCTTTTATGTGGTATTGAAAAAGGGTTTGGCAAACTAATTCAGAGAAAGCAGGACTGGGAGAAGAATGCTCATCTCCTTAGAAAGGGGCCATCTGCTCTAAGCGGTGTAGAAGCCTCTTTTGTGAAAGCTTACTGTAGTCTTCTACTTTCTGATTTGCAAAACCCAGTATACATATAGCCTCTGATTTTCATTTGATTTACATGTGAACGATATCAAGACAGAAATAACAGAGGTCAAGGGTAGCATACACATCGTCAGTGTCCTCTAATCTATCCGAGAAGATGGGCCTTCTTCCACAAACGATGCCAGAGTTTTaggaaacttcttttaaaaagttcattcgCTTTCAAGTGCTCCAGTTGCCACAGAGCTTCATCAATTCAGACTGTTCTGCCCTCtaaattactatttattttcGGTATTTTTGTCTGTTTGAATTGTGTAATGTAGTGGTTCTCAATCTGGGGTGAATTTGTCTACCAGACATTTAGCAATTTCTGGAGGCATCGTTTTTGGATATTTCACCTGGGGGTTCTGTGGACATCTGGTGGGCAGATGCCAGAGATGCTGCCAAGCGTCCTGTAATTCTAGAGACATTCCCCACAATAGAAGCTTCTCCAGCCCCAAGCGTTAGGAGTCCTGTGGTCAGCAGAGCCTGCTGGGATGTGTGACTCACGTTGCTGATTACTGCGTCGTGTCCCCACAGGCAAAGGAGCAAGCGTGGTCACTCCCTGGCCTGCAGGAGACAGCACCCGCCGCCGGTGAAAGGACAGCGGCCCCCGCAGGTAACCTTTCCGTGAGATTAGATGGCGATGAGTGAAGGGAGCGCTGGCACGCAAGGCCGGTCGCTGTTCTCATCTAGAGGAAGTTACTCTTTCGTGAAGGCCTGTGTTGGGTCAAGTGCTGCTTGAACACCTTTATCTGATTGGCTTTGGGTCCTCCTCGCCGCAGGCCAGAGAATCTTTCGGGGCTCAGCCCTCAGTCCATTGGCCACGTGCTCTCCTGCTTTGCTTTCCAAAGCTCGTATCGGCCGATAAAGAGAAAGCTGAATAGAGGTGCCATTCTGTGAAGCCAGAACGACACCGGTCACGTGCGCCCGTCATTAAAATACTTTGTGTCCTGTGGTGGCTTTTAGAGAGATCTTCCCAGAAGAACCTGCCCTCCTCTGAGGAAGAAACGTTTAACAAGCTCGACGAGAAGCGGGCTAAGAAGACCCCTGCGTCTCTAGCTCAGAGAAGTTCCGCCACATTTCAGACAGAAAGACCCCGCGATGAACCAGGAGACTCTGCCCTCAGAAATTCCGCAGAGCCGAGAGAGAGTGAGGACGGAAGAGACATTTCATGCCCAGGGAGGCTGAGCAGACAGCGCGCTCACAGCTCTGGGGCTGAGCGAGGCTCTGCGGATAAAAGTGAATGCCTGGTGTTCAAAGGGGAGGAAAAGGGGCTTCGCTCTAAGGGAGAGCCTGGTGACGGAGGAGCTGAAGAAGACGGAGGGTCCGAGATGCCACACAGAACAGGGCCGGCCAGCAGTTCACGTAAAGAGCAGTGTGTTGATAAAACAAAGGGTGGTCAACCCCACGAAAGGTAGGGTTTACAGCGCTCGCATCCCCAGCCTCCGTTTTCTGTAGATCTAGGTGCCGTTGCAATTTAAGGCCACACTGAAGGATAACTGGAGGGACTCTTCAAAATGACGGTTTAGAAGCTGCGTCCCCAGTGGTGTGGATTTTTCTtgccattattttttcttcttgctgtGACATTTTCAGGCAATTTATCACTTTCTATGTCTCCTTCCAACTGACAGACAGATACGGTGATTACTAGCgatcacattttatattttctaaacatCAGGTAAAAGTTTCTTATTTCCGACAATATAGAGCACATCCTTCCAGAGATCAATAACTGAACAATGATCAGATTGATCAGATGGTACATTGGCTGCTTCCCAAGCACTGTGAGGACTGAGTTCGAAGCAGGTTATTTAATGCTTCGTCCTCATCTGCGAAGTTTCACATAGAAATTCAGGCAATTATGCAgccaattaaaatgaatgaatctaTGCTGTGATCAACCAAGAATCTACTTGAAACAAAGAGCACCCAGATCCAAACATCTATGGTGTTTTTTAGGGATTGAAGATAtaattcttatttcctttttgaatgATGCATTTTGGAAGCTGTTTGTAGAGAAGTCTAATTTTTCAAGAGTTAAATGTAAACACTAATGTTCACAAAGGACGTCCATCCCTGAAGAGATGGGTCTAGTAGAGTCTGGAGGTGTTGGAAAGTGGACATTAGGTCAATTCTCTCACCAGCAGAGGCTCCTCTCGCTGCTGGTACTATTCAGAgaccattgctttttttttttttttaattgcactttAATGCGATGGTTTCCCTCTTCtttaaggaagaaagtgaaaaatgaagatcaAATTAGTCAGGGAGTCATAAAATGACTGCTTGTAAAGGGCCTGGGGACTAACTCGGGGTTGCCGTGAGGTCGTTAGGGAGCGTCTCTAGGATGTGGGCCATCTCCAGCTACTTGGGACGATGGGGTGCACGCAGCTCGATCTCACCCCAAACTCTGACATCGCCAGCTCCCTGTCTTGAAGCTTGTCCCATCACTAAAGCATCGTCGCGAGGAAGCTTTCCTGCTCAGAAATGTGACCATCTGAGCGTTTTCTCTTGGGAACGTTGAGAGCTGTGGCTGGATTCTATTTTCCAGGAGGGTCAGCTCCTTAAAAGCCACGCCCCCGTCACGAGCCGTGGGAAAGGCAGCGACAAGACCCGTCTTGCAGAAAGCTGATCCAACAGAGGCCTCGGGAGGCGGGAAGAGGAGAGGCAGCGAGGAGAGCTCGGTCCAGGAGGAGAACAAGAAGAGCAAGATAGACGTGGCGAGTAGAGGAGCTGGGGGCCCACAGAGCACACCGCAAGCCAGCCGCGCTGTGGACTCCCTGCAAGGCAGAGCCCCCACGCCCTCTGGAGCAGAGGCCCCCAGGCAGCAAGCTCTGGAGACCCCCCTGGGTAGGAAATAACTTTGGTTCCAGCCCTTTAAAGCATCTTAACCTTTTCCAGCAAGCATTTCTGACTAAATGTCACTTAGACTAATGTCCCGCAGGAGACCTTACAACGTATCGATACCGTTTGTAACCCCACCACCGTTTTGGGGGGCGGTGAAGAGACAAGTGCCACCATGAGGAATCTTTCCTAGCTTCTTCATTTTTCAGCGTATTTATGGTGTGAGAGGAGAATGTCCTCATCAGATCAGATGCCCAGAGATCAATGTCGTTatctgaatcttaaaaaaatatgaactctTGGCAGAGTGCCTAGCGCAAGATAAGTGTTTCAGGATTACATTCTGAATAAATGCGAATTTCTAAAAGCAAACTTATTATCGGCTCGCTTCCCCCTGTACCCTTTGGACACATGTAAGAAGCTGCATGCAGTGGGTgattaaataatgaataaatggagaaatgaatAGGTTCATGGCAAGAAAAGTTTTACAGTAACTCTGGAAAAGTGAAACGTGAACTGGAAGAATATGAGTAAGTAACTATGTATTTCAGGGCCTTCCAagctggtgcagtggttaagaaccttccagccaatgcaggagacacgtttgacccctgggtcagggaggtccctgggggaggaaatagcaacctactgcagttgttgcctaggaaatcctacggacagaggggcctggcagtctgcaacccatggggtcacaaagagttggacacgacttaccgGCTAAACAACAGAGTGTGCAAGAAGAGATCCTGCTGTAGACTGGAGGTGAAACGCCCAGGCTGGGAGGCCGAAAGTGGGGGAAATTTGTGAGCTGGAGAATATGCACTTGGCCAATGTTACTGGGTGCTTTGTTTCTAGTCAGGAAAGATTCATCTTTGAgctttgtgcttagtcgctcagttgtgtccgactctctgtgaccccaggacggtagcccaccaggctcctctgtccacggggattctccagccaagaatgctggagtgggcagtcttTCTGTTCTccgggtgatcttcccaacccagggatcaaacccaggtctcctgcattgcaggtggactctttaccagctgagacaccagggcagTCCCTTTAAGTTTTAAATGTGTCATAAATAAAGGCCAGAATATTTTGGAAAGTCACGTTTAGTAATATCAAACGTTTCAATGATGgaagaaatttttcattttttttccctctctatgtTAATTAAAATTGTGGGCTTTACCagctgtgctttaaaaaaaatgggtcAAACAGTGTCAGGGGTCTGAGTGTAAGTGACTCAGACTTGGAAGTGTTACCTGTTTGGGCATTGTATGGAGATCTTTGATTGTTCTGTTGTTTCTGAAAGCTGTCCCGGAGAAGGTGGGGACTGAGGTCCTGACAACCTTACTCAAAAGTGTCAGGTGCCACCTTCATGATCCACAAATCACGATATGAAATGAAGATCTATGTTCCCTGGATCTTTAGAAACCCAGGGGGCTGCTTGCGTTTTGCTTCTAAACGAGCACATTGGCACGCGGGCCGCTTCTCACcagcccttctcctctcacctcccaGCCGACGCCCTGGCACCGCCTGCGCCCTTTGACCACCGCATCGTGACGGCCAGGCAGGCCGCCGTCAACAGCTTCTACACCGTGAACAGGACCGAGATCTTGGGAGGGTGAGTGCCGCTCCTCTTCAGCACCCTCTTGACAAGGAAGAAAGCGTGCTTGCAAAGACGCAGGCCTTTTTAAATTCCCACATGGTTCGTCTTTCTACTTTTACTTTCCTTGGTTTTTGCACTGatttttcatacttttaaatttatattggagtatagttaatttataatgttgtgttagttttgggtgtacagaAAATTGGTTCAATtacatctatatatatctatttttttccgATTCTtctccattacaggttattatagaatactgagtagagttccatgtgcgatacagtatatccttgttggttatctattttatatataataatgtttaTAGGTTAATCCCGAACTCCCAATTCAGAGCCACGCCACCCGCCTTCCCCTTTGGTGACTGTGAGTTCCCTTTCCAGGTGTGTGAGTTGCTTCTGGTCTGTAAACAAGTTAGTTTGCACCGTATGTTTGGCCCTCATACGTGAGGGACGTCATGCGGcctttgtctgtctctgtctgacttagttcacttggCACGATCGTCTCTGGGTCtctctatgttgctgcaaatggcatcatttccttctctttatgactgagtaatatatataagctggaatcaagattgctgggagaaatatcaataacctcagacatgcagatgataccacccttatggcagaaagtgaagaagaactaaagagcctcttgatgaaagtgaaagaagagagtgaaaaagttggcttaaagctcaacattcagaaaacaaagatcatggcatccagtcccatcacttcatggcaaatagatggggaaagagtggaaacagtggcagactttatttttggggggctccaaagtcactgcagatggtgactgcagccatgaaattaaaagacactcactccttggaagacaagttatgaccaacctagacagcatattaaaaagcagagacgttactttgccaacaaaggtccatctacttaaggctatggtttttccaggagtcatgtatggttgtgagagttggattataaagaaagctgaacgcctaagaattaatgcttttgaactgtggtgttggagaagactcaagaatcccttggactgcaaggagatccaaccagtccatcctaaaggaaatcagtcctgactgtttattgaaaggactgacgttgaagctgaaactccaatactttggccacctgatggaaagagctgactcattggaaaagaccctgatgctgggaaagattgaaggcaggaggagaaggggacgacagaggatgagatggttggatggcatcaccgactcaatggacatgagtttgagtgaactccaggagttagtgatggacagggaggcctggcgtgctgcagtccgtggggtcacaaagagtcagacagaactgagcaactgaactgaactgaatccatatACCACACATTTCTCATCCCCCATCTATTGGCAGACACTTAGGTGACtcccatgccttggctattgtgaatagtgccgcTATAAACAGAGGTGGACCTTAAGAGTTTCATAAATGTTTGTCAGTCTCACCTGGAGAACCAGAAACATCATATACAGttattttaagtgattttaacCATTTCTGAAAACTGTTGCTGATGCCAGAAAGGCTGATGAGGTGGCTATCTGCCGCGTTTCATCTGCTTCACTTCCCGTGTTGTCCTGTCTGGAGTGAGAGGAAAGCAGTGTGAGTCTCCAGGAGGTTTAGAAGCTTGAAGGCTGAGGGGCAAAGTGTAGAAATGTGTGAACGCTGTTTATCTCATGGcacatattaaattttttttttatcatcgcTGGTTTTCCATTTGCACTGATACCATGTGAGTTACCATCATTCGTTTCAGTCTGTGACGTGCCCTCCTGAAGGACTTGCTGGCAGGACATCCATGCATATTCCCTCCCTGAAGAAGGAGGAGGCGAGTCCACCAGGGAGGAGGGGCCTTCCTCTCCTACTTCAGCCACGACCCCCCGGTGAGGTCTTGTGACTTCCAGTGTTGACTCCCACCAGCAATCTATGTAAAGTAAGAGGCAGAAAGCAGGAAAACTGTACATGTATTCAACACATAGAAATTTACTTACAACCCAGGGAAGGCACGTGTGGCTCTTAGCGTGCGCGTTTCTGCCTGTGGTCAGGGGTGCGGCTGACTCTGCGAAGCCCCTCCTGGCTTTTCTAGTCTCatggctcctctgccctctgtcACAGGACGCACCCGAACTTTCTCCTCCTCAGCCGGCTGATGGTGGAGAGGACCCCTGCCTGTGAGGACGGTCGAGGGGGACGGGGCTTTTGGAGCAGGCAGCGGTGCCTGGGGCCCCCTAGTTTCACAGCAAGCATTAGCTTATCAGGGTCTCGAGGCACGGGGGTGGCAAGCCAAGCCAGCCACCGTTTCGCTAAAGGAGGAAAGTTATTTGCAGAAGCCGCTTTGGAGCAACCCCagggtttgtgtgtgtttctggttGAGGTCCCTCGGTGACTCTCAGAGCCTCCGGGGCAGCAtggggtcttctctggtggctgcaggtggggccACCCGCCCATCGCCCTGTCCTGGGCTCAGTAAGGAGCTTAGGGGGGCAGTCAGCTGGGTGTGCCGGCCTCGTCAGCAGGGACCTCCTCTCGGTCGGGGGTGAGTCGAGGTGCAGCCCCTTGTCCTGCAGAGTCGGCAGGGCCAACCCCACGGGGCCGGGATCCCGGGGCCCCCACACCGCGGCAGGCCCCCCCCCATTTTCCCGGGGCTTCCTCCCCACCTGTGGCCTGTGGGGTGATTAGAGTTGCTGCTCACCGTGGTTAGTTATTCCTAGTGTGAGGTTATCAGCCTGGCGGGCCAGCAGGGACCCTTGaggccacctcccaccccaggcctTGCAGGGTGAAGCCTTTCAGAGGGACGGAAGGAGGTGCTGAAGCTGAGCAGTGATGTGGCACCACGGCTGGGCCAGGCCGATCTGGGGGCCATTGCTAATTAAGGGAAAAAGCCCTTTCTTAATGAGCAGCCACATCTGAAGTGCCTGGGGCTGTGTTCCTGGGCTCTGAGAGAGAGAGCACGTCTGGATCAGTGTGTGGGACTGAGGTCACACTTGGCTGCGCTTACAGTAAtgtcaccccacccccagcccaggacGCATGTGCTTCTGTGCAGGGAGTGTGACTGAGGGGGGTGGTCTGGGGTGACCtccccccagctccccagccatTTCACTAAGTTAGGAATCACAGCAAGCAAGTCAAACGAGAAGACTGCTCGTGAGTGTGTATTTGGGGAGGTGGTGACGTTTGTAAGAAGCTGCCTTACAAGGTGCATTTATTTAAATTGATATCCAAGCTGAAGTGTGTAGTGTATGCTTTGATTAAATGTGTCTATATGCAATTTTGtgatcacttatttatttatatgcagtTTCCAAAAATAATCTGACTTGCCCGACCAACAGCCTGTATCGTTCTTATGCTTAGAGAGCCTAGCTTGTTATATTCACATGCATTCAGAAAGATTCTATTTTCTCTACGATAGAAACCCTCAAATTTTAGGGTGCATGAGAACCACCCGAGGGGTGTTGTGAAAATGcaacttctggggtcttccccaGCCTTCCTGCTTCAGTAGGGCCGGGACATCACCCCCAGGAGACTCTGAGGCCAGTGGCTCCTATCAGAACTTGACCTGTTCTAGGAGATTTGGCAACAGCAGGGGCACGTCAGGCCTGCTCACTCAAGTCAGGAAGAGGGGCCCCGGAAAGCTTCAGTGCCCACCGGGCAGCAGCCAGAGCGGGGGGGCAGAGCCTCATCCGGACCACACCCTCTCCTCCTGCAGCGGACGCTTCGGCCAAGTTCACAAGTGCGAGGAGAAGGCCACGGGCTTAAAGCTGGCGGCCAAGATCATCAAGACCAGGGGCGTGAAGGACAAGGTAAGGGCCACGCGGTGCGGACGCGGCGGGCTGCGGTCCACCCAGTGCTAAaccagccctccctcccccaggacGACGTGAAGAACGAGATCAGTGTCATGAACCAGCTGGACCACGTGAACCTCATCCAGCTCTACGACGCCTTTGAGTCTAAGAACGACATCGTCCTGGTCATGGAGTAGTACGTCCCCCCCACACCCCATCCTGTGCGCACATCCCCAGCATGCTGCCCTGTCCTGCCTCCAGCTGGGTCCTGCTGGCCCCCGGGATGCTGACCTGCATGTGTCAGAACTGCATCTGCCGCGGGAAGGAAATTACTCAGGAAAGAGTCTCCACGTGAGATTCTGTTGCTAAGCAGCAGGACGACCACACAGGTTTAGCTTCGTACGAGCTGAGCTGTACTGTCGAGGCCCCGGCTTAACTCTTGCTCTGGGTACCCTGGAGGGGTGAGCCTTGAACTGTGTCCTGCTTTTGACCTGACGGCGAAAACAAaactcatgtcagactcttagaaGTAGAGCTAAGAGGCTTCTGTTCAACATCACCTTCCTAGGgccttccctcgtggtccagtggttaagacttcacctcacCACGTAAGGGCTgtggtgttcgatccctggtctggcagCTACAAGTCCCACATGCTTCGTGgctaaaaaaaaccccaaatataaaacataattcattaaagactttaaaaatggtccacatcaaaaaaatctttaaaaatactataacaaataaaataaaatcgcCGTTATAGAAGCTTGAGTGTTTAGTTAGAAAGTGAGTCATTCCGGCCAACCCTGAGTCTGTGTCTGTGGTTCACTGCagctccccgcccccagccccaccccgggTCTCACTTGTCGCTGTGGAATAAGAGCTTTGGGGAGTGGAACAGCCAGCATGAGCTCCACACAGCACGTTATCGCCTAAGTCAGCCTGGCCTTCCCGAGGAGCCTGGAATTCCCTGCACCCCTGCCTTCCCAGCGTCCTCCTTAGGAGATGCCAGAGGAGGGCCCACCCCAGAGCGCAGCCCCTGCAAGGGAGGGGCTTTGAGACTTTTCCCCTGAGCAAGTGGTGGGGCTCCAGCGACGGCCACGCCGTCAGAGGCATCTTATCGGGAAGGTAGAGAGGCACAGCTGCAGACGCGTCTGGTGGGCGCGTCAGCGGCGCGCGGACGCGAGGAGCAGGTGCGTGTCCGGGGCGCTGACGCGGGACTCGCCCCTCTCCCCGCAGCGTGGGCGGCGGTGAGCTCTTCGACCGCATCATCGACGACAACTGCAGCCTGACCGAGCTCGACACCATCCTGTTCATCAGGCAGATATGCGAGGGGATAAGACACATGCACCAGATGTACATCCTCCACCTGGACCTGAAGGTGGGTGCGCGCTCCGCGAGGGTGCGAGCCTTTCCCCCAGGCGGCCCGTGGGCCCCGCCGCGCGCCGGACGCCCGACTGGGAGACGGAGCCTGTCGCTGGGCATGTATTCCGGAATTTGAACACTCTGGACTCTTCGCCTCGTCTCCCTATTCTCAGTTTCTGCCACTCCCTGGTATCTGCCTGCCTCCATCCTTAGGGACAGCCGTTCAGCGTCTTACTGTAAGTTGCTTGTGTTAAAGGAGCTCACAGGGAGGCGGCTTCTGCCATCACACCGGCCTCATCACCACCCTGGCTGCATCCTCTCGTCATCAGTCTGAGCAGGCGGGAGGCATTTTAGCTGACTCAGAGCTCCCTGGTTGTGGTCAAACTTCCCAGCTCTCCAGAATCCCCAACAGTCCTCTAAAACCCTCCAGGAGACTCTGGACTTTAGGGGTTATTTTTCCACGAGCAGGCTAGAGCCGGGAGGAGGACGCTGTGGCAGAATGGGACCCCGGGCAGCTGGGGGGAGGCACTGAGAGGCTGAGGGGCAGAAGcgtggtgggtggggctgggcgcCTCCCCGGGAGCGTGCGAACCTGTCTTAAACAGTGGGGAGCCCACCCTCTTTCTCTTAGTTTACGGCCTTTCCCTCTCGCGCTCTCTCCCGTTAGGAAATCCCTGTAATCAGACTGTGCGTAGTTCCGACCAGTGAAATACGGGCCCAGCACCTCCGAGCAGCTCTCAGGTCCTCAAGGCACCTTCTTGTGTGGCTCAGCCGTTTCCTCACTTCCCTGTTTGCACAGTGGGACACTGAGATAAAATATACATTCTGTGGAACACACCATCTATGGCAGGTCATCAGGGGTCGCAGAGCGAAGTC from Ovis canadensis isolate MfBH-ARS-UI-01 breed Bighorn chromosome 20, ARS-UI_OviCan_v2, whole genome shotgun sequence includes:
- the MYLK4 gene encoding myosin light chain kinase family member 4 isoform X3, whose protein sequence is MCSSNNEAKEQAWSLPGLQETAPAAGERTAAPAADALAPPAPFDHRIVTARQAAVNSFYTVNRTEILGGGRFGQVHKCEEKATGLKLAAKIIKTRGVKDKDDVKNEISVMNQLDHVNLIQLYDAFESKNDIVLVMEYVGGGELFDRIIDDNCSLTELDTILFIRQICEGIRHMHQMYILHLDLKPENILCVNRDTKQIKIIDFGLARRYKPRERLKVNFGTPEFLAPEVVNYDFVSFPTDMWSVGVITYMLLSGLSPFLGDDDAETLNNILACRWDLEDQEFQDISEEAREFISKLLIKEKSWRISASEALKHPWLADHKLHSRLSTQKRKNCCSDAQDLATK